The sequence CCCAACACTCTGCTCGACGCCATCCTGGACGAGGCGGGCATCTCGCACGCCGGCCTCGCCGCCCACGTCAACCAGGCGGGCCGCGGACGCGGTCTCGCGCTGCGCTACGAACACACCGCCGTGGCACGGTGGCTGAAGGGCCAGCGGCCCCGCGGCCAGGTGCCCGACCTGATCTGCGAGGTGCTGGCGGCGCGGCTCCAGCGGCCCGTCACGCTCGACGACATCGGGCTCGGCGTGCCCGGCGAACCCGCCGGCTCGCACGCCGGTTCGCTCGGCCGGTTCGTGGAGCGGGCCACCGCCCTGTGGCGGTCGGACGAACAGCAGCGGCCCCACGTGCTCGGCGCCTGCGCGGTCACCGGGACGCCCGCCGTGATGCCGGTGTGGGAGTGGGAGAACCCGCCCGAGGACGTCGACGTCTCCCGGGGCGGCCGGCAGCAGGTGACCGCGGCCGACATCGAGGTGCTGCGCGCCGCCCGAGCGCACTACGAGCAGATGTACCGCAAGGCCGGCGGGATCGCGACCCGGACCCGCGTCGTCGGCTTCCTCAACGCCGAGGCCGCGCCGCTGCTGCGGGGCAGTTACACCGACGCCACCGGACGCCAACTGCACCGGGCCACCGGCGGCTTGGTGGCGATCGCGGGCATCTGCGCGTACGACTCCGACGCCCACGGACTGGCCCAGCGCTACTTCCACCAGGCGCTCAGGCTCGCCAAGGCCAGCGGGGACCGGGGGCTCGGGGCGTATGTGATCGCGCTGCTGGTCAACCAGTCGCTGTTCATGCGGGAGTACCGGCAGGCCGTCGCCTTCGCCGAGGCCGCGCTGCGCACCGCCGGCCGGCACATCACCCCCGCGCTCGCCTCCGACCTGTACGCCATGCAGGCCAAGGCGTACGCCCACCTCGGCGACGGCGGCGGCGCGCTGTCCCGCATCCGGCGCGCGGAGACGGCGGCCGAGCGGATCCGGCGCGGCCACGAGCCCGACGAGACCGGCTATGTGCAGCCGGGACTGGTCCATGTGCAGGTGGCCGAGGCGCTGCTCAGCCTCGGCGACCTGACCGCGGCCCGGGAGCACGCGGCGGCGGCCGTCGGCACCCCCGCCCACGACCGGGGACGGGTGCACCGGCTGGCCATGCTCAGCACCATCGAGCTGCGCCGGGGCAACGCCGACCGGGCCGTCGCCACCGCGGTGCAGATGGCGGAGCAGGCCCGCGGCATGGAGTCCCAGCGGCTGCGCGACCGGCTCCGCGCGGTGCGCGAGCATCTGGTGCGCTGCGGCTCGGCCGGCACCGCCGAGGCCGCCGAACTGATCGACGGAGCGCTGCGCGTGCCGTTGTAGGCCCACTGTGGGGTACACGGTCCCTGCTGCGATATTGCCACTCCCCGACGGAAGGTGGCATACCGTGCAGTGGACGAAACACTGTGAAAAAACCGTGTATGAGAACCGCTGGTTCCGTGTCAACCTCGCGGATGTCGAGCTGCCGGACGGCCGGCACCTCGACCACTTCCTCATCCGGATGCGCCCCGTGGCCGTGGCGACGATCGTCAACGAGGCGAACGAGGTGCTGCTGCTGTGGCGGCACCGCTTCATCACCGACAGCTGGGGCTGGGAGCTGGCGGCGGGCGTCGTCGAGGACGGCGAGGACATCGCGTGCGCGGCGGCCAGGGAACTGGAGGAGGAGACCGGCTGGCGGCCGGGGCCCCTGCACCACCTCATGAGCGTGGAGCCGTCCAACGGCCTCACCGACGCCCGGCACCACGTCTACTGGTCCGACCGGGGCGAGCACGTCGGACATCCCGTGGACGACTTCGAGTCGGACCGGCGGGAATGGGTCCCCCTCAAACTCGTCCCCGACCTCATCGCCCGTGGGGAGGTCCCGGCCGCCAACATGGCGGCCGCGTTACTGCTGCTGCACCACCTCAGGCTCGCCGAGGGCTAATGGGCCTTCAGCGCCTGCCACAGCGTCACCACGAGCGCGCCGACCGCGGTCAGCGCGGCGAGCGAGGGCAGCGGCCAGCGCGCGTGTTCCAGCGAGGCCATCCGGGAGTTCAGGTCGTCCAGTTCCTTGGCGGTCTCCTCGGTGCGGTGGCGGAGCAGTGCCAGGCCTCCCTCGACTCGGGCGTACGCCACATCAAGGCGGCGCCGTAACTCTGCGAGTTCTCCATGGACCACGGGATGCTCCGGTTCGACGGTCACGGGTCCGCTCCTCTCGGTAGTCGAAATGAATGGTTCCGCATCCCTTGCATGCGCATCATGAGTCAACTCGCCTGGTGGGCGCGTGGGGAGCGTGTGCGGCGGGCATCTGTGTGCCCGGCGCGCACACGGTGTGTGAAACGGTCGGGCCCGGCACCGTACTCCGGTGCCGGGCCCGATGGCGTCGCTCTTCGTAATCAGCCGTAGGTGTAGAAGCCCGAGCCGGTCTTCCGGCCGAGCCGGCCCGCCTCCACCATGCGCTGGAGCAGCGGGGGAGCGGCGTACAGCGGCTCCTTGTACTCGGCGTACATCGAGTTGGCGATGGAGACGATGGTGTCCAGGCCGATCAGGTCGGACAGCTTCAGCGGGCCCATCGGGTGGGCGCAGCCCATCTCCATGCCGTTGTCGATGTCCTCGCGGCTGGCGATGCCGGACTCGAACATCCGGATCGCGGAGAGCAGATAGGGCACCAGCAGCGCGTTCACCACGAATCCGGAGCGGTCCTGGGCGCGGATGGCGTGCTTGCCGAGCGCCTTCTCGGCGAAGACCTGGGCACGGCTCAGCGTGCCCTCGGAGGTGGTGAGCGCCGGGATCAGCTCGACCAGCTGCTGCACCGGGGCCGGGTTGAAGAAGTGGATGCCGACCACATGGTCCGGGCGGGAGGTGGCGACGGCCAGCTTCACCAGCGGGATCGAGGAGGTGTTGGAGGCCAGGATGGCGTCCGGCCGGGTCACCACCTGGTCGAGCACCTGGAAGATCTCGGTCTTGACCTGCTCGTTCTCCACGACGGCCTCGATCACCAGGTCCCGGTCGGCGAACTCGCCGAGGTCGGTGGTGAAGCTCAGCCGGGCCTGGGCGGAGTCCCGCTCCGCCTCGGTGATCTTGCCGCGCTCGGCGGCCTTGGCCAGGGAGTTGTACAGCCGGGTACGGCCGAACTCCAGGGCCTCGCCGGTGGTCTCGGCGACCTTCACGTCCAGTCCCGCGCGGGCGCACACCTCGGCGATGCCCGCGCCCATCTGGCCGCAGCCCACGACTCCGACGCGCTCGATGTCGGTCACATCGTCCCCTTCGCTGGTCTTCCGGCTGGCTGGCAGGACCTCCGGGTTTCGGCGCCTGCTCCGATCGTGCACGTTACCGCCAAGTATCGATGATCGATCGCCCGGGTGGGGGCATGCTGGAGCGCGGAACGATCCGTGAGCGAGCGGATCCGGAGCGTACGGGAGGTACCCGGTGGCACGCGTCTCGCGGCGGGTCCTGGCCCGGGCCGCACTGTCCGCACTGGCCGTGCCGGCCCCCGCCCCGGGCGCGCCGCCGCCCGGAACCGCCGCGGTCGCCGCCGCGGGCCCGCGCCGTCCGCCGCGGGCCGCCGGCGAGCTGCGGGGCGTCTGGATCGCGACCGTCGCCAACCGGGACTGGCCCTCGCGGCCCGGCCTCACGGCGGCCCGGCAGCGCGCCGAGCTGACCGCGCACCTCGACCGCGCGGTCCGCGCCCGGCTCAACACGGTGATCCTCCAGGTGCGGCCGGCCGCCGACGCGCTGTGGCCGTCGCCGTACGAGCCCTGGTCCGAGTGGCTCACCGGCACCCAGGGCCGGAACCCGGGCTGGGACCCGCTGGGCACCGCCGTCGAGGAGGCCCATGCCCGGAGCCTGGCACTGCATGCCTGGTTCAATCCGTACCGGGTCGCGAACCACACCGATCCCACCCGGCTGGCCCCTTCCCACCCGGCCCGCAGGCACCCCGGCTGGGTGGTGCCGTACGGCGGCCGGCTGTACTACAACCCGGGGCTGCCCGAGGTCCGCGCCTTCGTGCGGCGGGCGATGCTGGACGCGGTCGCCCGCTATCCGGTCGACGCCGTCCACTTCGACGACTACTTCTACCCCTATCCGGTCGCCGGGCAGACCTTCGACGACGACGAGGCCTACGACCGCCACGGCGGTGCCTTCCCGCACCGGGCCGCCTGGCGCCGGGACAACATCGACACGCTGGTGCGGGAGACGGCCGCCGGGATCCGCCGGGTCCGGCCCGGCACCCGGTTCGGGATCAGCCCGTTCGGCGTCTGGCGCAACGCCGCCACCGATCCGCGCGGCTCCGGGACCCGGGCGGGCGTCCAGACGTACGACGACCTGTACGCGGATACCCGCACCTGGGTCCGCGAGCACTGGATCGACTACGTCGTCCCGCAGCTGTACTGGCACATCGGCGACCCCGCCGCCGACTACGCGGCCCTCGTCGCCTGGTGGTCCGAGGCCGCCCGGTCCACCGCGACGCACCTGTACCTCGGCGAGGCGCTGTACAAGGCGGGCGCGGCCGGGCAGCCGGCGGCCTGGCAGGACCCGGCCGAGCTGTCCCGGCATCTCACGCTCGCCGCCCGGTATCCGCAGGTGCGCGGGCATGTGTTCTTCGCCGCCGGGGACCTGGCGGCCGACCCGGCCGGCGCGATGGCGCGTGTGGTCGCCGACCACTACCGGGGGCCGGCGAGACCACCGCGCTGACTACGGCTGCCGCTCGTTCCTGTGCTCGACCTGGCAGTCGGGCCCGGGAGACATGATCGTCTCGTGTCCGTTCTCGGCGCGGACGCGGTACGGCGGATTGCCCTCGGAACCGAGTACTTCGACCACTTCCACGACATGGTCCTGCTGGCCCACCACCCTGCCGTGCTGGACCAGCCTGTCGCCCTTGGACGCGTGCATCGGGGCCCTCCTTGCGCTCACGACCGCTGCGTGACGGCGATGCACACGAGCACGGCCACGGCGGTCAGCGGTGCGGCCACCGTGAAGTGCTCGCCCAGCAGCAGCGCCGACCACACCAGTGTGAGCAGGGGCTGGGCCAACTGCAACTGGCTGGCCCGCGGGACGCCGATGGCGGCCATGCCCCGGTACCAGACGACCAGACCGAGGAACTGCGAGCCGAGGGTCACCCACAGCAGCCCGGCGACGCCGTGCCCGGTCAGGTGCGCGGGCTCGTACGCCAGCGCCACCGCGGCGGCCGGCACGCTCAGCGGCAGACACAGCGCCAGCGCCCAGCCGATGACCTGCCAGCCCGGCATCACCCGGGCCAGCCGGCCGCCCTCGGTGTAGCCGGCCGCGCAGACCAGCAGGGCCGCGAAGAGATAGCCGTCGGCCGGGGTGAGGGCGCCGCCGCTCTGGGCGAGGGTGAAGGCGATCACGGCCGCCGCGCCCGCCACGGCCGCCAGCCAGAACCGGCGGGAGGGCCTGACGCCGGTGCGCAGGGCCGAGAACACGGCCGTGGTCAGCGGCAGCAGCCCCACCACGACGGCCGCGTGCGCGGTGGTGGACGTCTGCAGGGCCAGCGTGGTCAGCATCGGGAAGCCCAGCACCACTCCGGCGGCGACCACGGCCAGCCCGGCCAGATGGCGGCGCGCCGGCAGCCGTACCCGCAGCGCCAGCAGACAGCCTCCGGCGACGAGGGCGGCGAGGACCGCGCGCACCGCCACCAGCGACCACGGGCCGAAGCTCTCCAGTCCCCAGGCGGTGGACGGGAAGGTCAGCGAGAAGGCGATCACACCGAGACCGGCCTGGAGGGTGCCCAGGCCGCGGAGGTCTCCGGGAGTGGTGACCGCTATCGGGCTCGCGGTAGTAGCGCTACTCTGTGTTCTCATGCAACAGCGTAGCAGTGTGGGTGAATTGGTCGAACAGCTGCGACAGGAGCTGGACCGCTACTCTCCTGGTGGAAAGCTGCCGTCCAGCAGGGCCCTGGTCGCGCGGTTCCGGGTGAGTCCGGTGACCGTCTCCCGGGCCCTCGCCCGGCTCGCCGCCGAGGGCCTGGTGGTCACCCGCCCCGGTGCCGGTGCCTTCCGGGCCCGGCCGCACCAGTCGGCGGGACCCGCCGGGGACACCTCCTGGCAGGAGGTCGCCCTCAGCGCCGACGGCGCGGCCGACCTCGTCCCGCGCACGGTGGACGCCTCGGGCGTCACGGTCTCGCTGGCCGCCCCGCCGCCCGGAGTGCTGGAGTTCAGCGGCGGCTACCCGCACCCCTGTCTGCAACCGGAGCGGGCCATGGCTGCGGCCCTGGCCCGGGCCGGCCGGCGGCCCGGCGCCTGGGAGCGACCGCCGCTGGAGGGGCTGCCCGAGCTGCGGGAGTGGTTCGCGCGCGGGATCGGCGGCGCCGTCACGGCCGCCGAGGTGCTGATCGCCGCGGGCGGCCAGGCGGCCCTGGCCACCGCGCTGCGCGCGCTCGCCCCGCCCGGCGCCCCGGTGCTGGTGGAGTCGCCCACCTATCCGGGCATGCTGGCCCTCGCCCGCGCGGCCGGGCTGCGGCCCGTCCCGGTGCCCGTGGACCCCGACGGAGTCCGTCCCGGCCTGCTCGCGGACGCCTTCCGCGCCACCGGCGCCCGGGTCTTCGTCTGCCAGCCGCTGTTCCAGAACCCGACCGGTGCCGTGCTGGCCCCCGCCCGGCGCGCCGAGGTGCTGCGCATCGCCCGCGAGGCCGGCGCGTTCGTCGTCGAGGACGACTTCGTGCGCCGTCTCGCGCACGCCGACGCCGGGCCGCTGCCCCGGCCGCTGGCCGCCGACGACCCCGACGGCGTGGTCGTCCACGTCGGCTCGCTGACCAAGGCGACCTCGCCGAGCTTCCGGGTGAGCGCGCTGGCCGCGCGCGGGCCGGTGCTGGAACGCCTGCGCGCGATCCAGGTCGTGGACAGCTTCTTCGTGCCCCGCCCGCTCCAGGAGGCCGCTCTCGAACTCGTCGGCTCTCCGGCCTGGCCGCGCCATCTGCGCGCGCTGTCGGCCGAGCTGAAGACCCGCCGTGACGCCATGACGGGCGCGCTCGCCCGGGAGCTGCCCGAGCTGGCCCTGCCGCACATCCCGGCCGGCGGCTACCACCTGTGGCTGCGGCTGCCCGAGGGCCTGGACGAGGCCGCGCTGACGGCGGCGGCGCTGCGCGCGGGCGTCGCCCTCACTCCCGGCCGCCCCTACTTCAGCGCCGAACCGCCCGCCGCCCACCTGCGGCTGAGCTTCGCCGCGGTGGCCGGCACCGGGGAGATCGCGGAGGGAGTGCGGCGGCTGCGCGCGGCGTGCGACGAGGTGCGGTGAAAACCGCTCGTGAGTACCGGGTGCGAACTGTGAGGATCATCGTATGAGTGATGCACCCGACCTCCCCGAGGGCTACGAGTTCTCCGCCGACCCGGCCCGCGTCGACGTCGACCGTGTGTACGGCTGGCTGTCGACCGACACGTACTGGGCGCTCGGCCGCCCCCGCGAGAAGCACGAGCGGGCGATGGCGTCCTCGCTGAACTTCGGGGCCTACGACACGGCCTCGGGCGAGCAGGTGGCGTACGCCCGTGTGGTCACCGACCGGGCGATGTTCGCCTGGCTCGCCGATGTGTACGTCGACCCGTCGGTGCGCGGCAAGGGTGTCGGCACCGCGTTCGTCGGCCGGATCCGCGACCACCTCGCGCCCTTCGGGCTGCGCCGGCTGCTGCTCGCCACGGAGGACGCGCACGGGGTCTACGCCAAGCTGGGTTTCCGGCCGCTCGACCGGCCGGACCAGTGGATGGTGCACCTCTTCGAGTGAGCGCGCGGCTCAGGTCCCGCGGGTGTAGTCGGTGGTGAGCACCAGGTCCTTCGCCGGCCCGCCGACCCGCCACACCGTGCGCCAGCGGCCGGCGTCCAGGACGGTGAACTCGCCCCGGTAGAGGTCGGCCGCGCACGGGTGGTCGGCGACGTACCGGCCCGTGGTCAGGTCCAGGTCGTGGAAGGGCCGCCCGTCCGCGAAGCGCACGTCCGCCCGGCCCGGCGCGGGCCCCGGCAGGAACCGCAGCGTCCGGGTGGCCGGCCGGGCCACCCCGCGCCAGGTGAAGACGCCGGACTCCTCGTGCAGCAGCCCGCCGCCCTCCAGCGGGCCGAAGACGGTGACCCCGGTGAAGTGCCCGTCGTCCCCGCTCGCCAGGTCCCGCACCGCGCGCTCGACGCGCCAGCGCCCGGACAGATAGGCCGGCAGATCGGCCACCGGCCAGAACTCTTCCTCACGCATCCCTCGCGGCCTGCCCCTCTTTCCGTCCCGTCTCGGTCCACCCCATTGACGTGCTCATACCCCTTCCCTATCTTGCCGTTCGAAGTGCTGACCAATGTCTGATATTTCGAACAACGAGCCGCGGAGTATCCATGTCACGCACCACCCGCCTCGGACTCGGCCTGGGAGCGAGCGCCGTCCTGCTCGCCACCACCGCCCTCCCCGCCCCCGCCCACGCCGAGGAGGCCACCGACTACGCCATCACCGTCGACCCCTCCGCCACCGGTCCCGCGATCCCACGGAGCATGTACGGGGTCTTCTTCGAGGACATCAACCGCGCCGCCGACGGCGGCCTGTACGCCGAACTCGTCCAGAACCGTTCCTTCGAGTACTCCGCCGCCGACAACGCCTCGTACACCCCGCTGACCGCCTGGACGGTCTCCGGCACCGCCCGGGCGGTGAACGACCCGGGCCGCCTCAACGACCGCAACCGCACCTACCTGGCGCTGGGCGCCGGCTCGTCCGTCACCAACTCCGGCTACAACACCGGCATCGCCGTACGGGACGGCGAGCGGTACGACTTCTCGGTGTGGGCCCGCGCCGAGGCCGGCAGCACGCTCGCCGTCACCCTCCAGGACTCCGGCGGCACGCTCGCCACCGCCCGGCGGATCGCCGTCGGGAAGAACGGCTGGGCCCGCTACAAGGCCACGTTCACCGCCACCCGCACCAGCACCACGGGTCGGCTCGCCGTGGCCGCCGACGCCGCCACCGCCCTGGACATGGTGTCCCTCTTCCCGCGCGACACCTACAAGCACGAGCCCAACGGCCTGCGCAAGGACCTCGCCGAGAAGGTCGCCGCCCTGCACCCGGGCTTCGTCCGCTTCCCCGGCGGCTGCCTGGTCAACACCGGCTCCATGCGGGACTACAGCGAGGCGTCCGGCTGGCAGCGGGCGCGCTCCTACCAGTGGAAGGACACCGTCGGCCCGGTCGAGCAGCGCGCCACCAACGCCAACTTCTGGGGCTACAACCAGAGCTACGGACTCGGGTACTACGAGTACTTCCGGTTCGCCGAGGACATCGGAGCCATGCCGCTGCCCGTCGTGCCGGCCCTGGTGACCGGCTGCGGCCAGAACAAGGCCGTGGACGACGACGCCCTCCTGGAGCGGCACATCCAGGACACCCTGGACCTCATCGAGTTCGCCAACGGACCGGCGACCTCCGCCTGGGGCAGGGTCCGGGCGAGGATGGGCCATCCCAGGCCCTTCCACCTCACCCACATCGAGGTCGGCAACGAGGAGAACCTGCCCACCGAGTTCTTCGCCCGCTTCCAGCGCTTCCGCGCGGCCGTCCAGGCGAAGTACCCGTACATGAAGGTCGTCTCCAACTCCGGCCCGGACGATTCCGGCCCGGTCTTCGACACCGCCTGGAAGCTCAACCGGGACGCGGGCGTCGACATGGTCGACGAGCACTACTACAACAGCAAGCGGTGGTTCCTGCAGAACAACGACCGCTACGACTCCTACGACCGCTCCGGTCCGAAGGTCTTCCTCGGCGAGTACGCCTCCCAGGGCAACGCCTTCGAGAACGGCCTCGCCGAGGCGGCCTTCATGACCGGCCTGGAACGCAACGCGGACGTGGTCGAACTCGCCTCCTACGCCCCGCTGTTCGCCAACGAGGACTACGTCCAGTGGCGCCCGGACCTGGTGTGGTTCAACAACCACGCCTCCTGGGGCACGGCCAACTACGAGGTCCAGAAGCTGTTCATGACCAACGTCGGCGACCGCGTCGTACCGAGCACGGCGACCGGCACCCCGGGCGTCAGCGGGCCCATCACCGGCGCGGTCGGCCTGTCCACGTGGAACACCAGCGCCGCCTACGACGACGTACGGGTCACCGGCGCCGACGGCTCCGCGCTGCTCGGCGACGACTTCTCCGGCGACGCCTCGAAGTGGACCCACACCGGGGCCGGCAGCTGGACCGTCCAGGACGGCCGGTACGTCCAGACGGACGACACCGCCGAGAACACCCTGGTCCAGGCCGGCGACCCGTCCTGGCACGACTACGACCTGCATGTGAAGGCCACCAAGAAGTCCGGCAAGGAGGGCTTCCTCGTCGCCTTCGGCGTCAAGGACACCGGGAACTGGTTCTGGTGGAACCTCGGCGGCTGGAACAACACCCAGTCGGCCGTCGAGCAGGCCGTGGACGGCGGCAAGTCCACGCTGATGACCAAGGCGGGCTCGGTCGAGACCGGCCGCGCCTACGACATCGACGTCAAGGTGCGCGGCCGCCAGGTCACCCTCTACCTCGACGGCGAGGAGTGGGGCAGCTTCACCGACGACAAGCCGGCCGAGCCGTTCCGCCAGGTCGTCACGCGCGACGCGAAGACCGGCGAGCTGATCGTCAAGGTCGTCAACGCCCAGTCCGCCGCGGCTCGCACCAGCATCGACCTGGGCGGCGCGAAGGTCGCCTCCCGGGCGAAGGCCGTCACGCTCGCCGCCGCGCCGGACGCGGTGAACTCCGAGACGTCCACGGCGGTCGCCCCGCGCACGTCCACCGTCGACGGGGTCGCGGGGACGTTCACGTACACCTTCCCGGCGAACTCCGTCACCTTCCTGAGGATCAAGCAGAAGTAGGACGGGCGGGCGCGCTCAGACACCGAAGAACCGCTGGGCCGCCCGCACCCCCGCCACCAGCGCGTCCACCTCGTCCGGCGTGTTGTAGACGTAGAAGCTCGCCCGGGTGGTCGCCGGGACGCCGAGGCGTCTGGCGAGCGGCCGGGCGCAGTGGTGGCCGACCCGGACGGCGACGCCCCGCTCGTCCAGCACCTGCCCGACGTCGTGCGGATGGACGCCGTCCACGGTGAAGGAGACGGCCGAGCCCCGGTCGGTGAGGTCGCCCGGGCCGACGATCCGCACCCCCGGCACCTCCGCGAGCAGCTCCAGGGCGCGCGCGGTGAGCGTGTCCTCGTACGCCGCGACCTCCGCCATGCCGAGCCGCTCCAGGTACTCCACCGCCGCCGCGAGCCCCACCGCCTGCGCGGTCATCGGCACGCCCGCCTCGAAGCGCTGCGGCGGCGGCAGGAAGGTGGTGCGGTCCATCTCCACGATCTCGATCATCGAACCGCCGGTGAGGAACGGCGGCAGGCCGGCCAGCAGCTCCGCGCGGCCCCACAGCACGCCGATGCCGTTCGGGCCGAGCATCTTGTGCCCGGAGAAGGCGAGGAAGTCCGCGCCCAGCTCCGTCACGTCCACCGGGCGGTGCGGCACGGACTGGGCGCCGTCCACCACCACCAGCGCGCCCACCGCGTGCGCCCGGTCGGCCAGCTCCCGCACCGGGTTGAGGGTGCCGAGGACGTTGGACTGGTGGGTGAGGGCCAGGACTTTGGTGCGCTCGTCCAGCAGCTCGTCCGCCCGGGTCAGGTCCAGCCGGCCCTCGTCGGTCAGGCCGAACCAGTCCAGCGTCGCGCCCGTCCGTTCGGCCAGCTGCTGCCAGGGCACCAGGTTCGCGTGGTGCTCCATCTCCGTCACCACGATCCGGTCGCCGGGCCCGACCCGGCCGGCGTTGCCGAGCGCGTACGCGACGAGGTTGACGGCCTCGGTGGTGTTCTTGGTGAAGACCACCTCGTCGTCGGCGGCGCCGATGAACCGGGCGACCGTGTGCCGCGCCTGCTCGTACGCCTCCGTCGCCTCGCCGGCCAGCTGGTGCGCGCCGCGGTGCACGGCGGCGTTACGGGTCAGGTAGAAGTCCCGCTCGGCGTCCAGGACCTGGAGCGGCTTCTGCGTGGTGGCCCCGGAGTCCAGGTAGACCAGCGGCGCGCCGCTCGCCACCGTCCGGCCGAGGATCGGGAAGTCCTTGCGCAGCGCGTCCACATCGAAGGCCACGACAGCTCACCTCTCACGGTTTCATCTTCGCTTCTCCGTGAGGCACGCTAGGTCATTCTCACGGAGAACCGCAAGGAATACCATGAGAGGCGTGGATTTTGAGACACCCGTCTACCTGCACCGGCTCCCGGTCCCCGGCGAGGACCGGTACGCCTCGCTGGCGCTGGTCAACACCCGGTTCACCGTCAGCCACGGCCCGGTCGACCTGCTCGACGGCACCGGGGCCGCGCACCTGTGGCTGGTCCGCCGCGCCCTGCTGCCCGACCGGGCGGACCTGAACGGCCGCCAGTCCGGCCGGCTGCGGGCCCTGCGCGAGGCGCTGCGGACCCTCTTCGCGGCCCGCGCCGCCGGGGCCCGGCCGCCAGGCGACGCCCTCGACACCCTGAACGCCGCCCTCGCCGCCGCCCCCGTCACCCCCCACCTCGTCTGGAACGCCGACGGTCCCCGCCGTGCCGACCTGCCCGACGCCGGCAACCCGGTCGCCGCCGCGCTGTTCCTGCTCGCCGAGGACGCCACCGACCTGCTCACCGGCGCCGACGCGGCCCAGCTCGCCGAGTGCGCCGCCCAGGGCTGCGCCCGCTGGTTCCTGCGCTCCCACGGCGCCCGCCGCTGGTGCACCACCAAGTGCGGCAACCGGGTGCGGGCGGCCCGGGCCTACGCGGCCCGGAAGGCCGGTTCACCCTAAAAACACCTGCCGTAAATCCAGCGTTTCCCATTCGGTCATCAAATTCACGCGGCGTTTCCCCGGTCCGGAGGAAGTCGCCCGATTTTTCGGTGAGCACACAACCATTCGGAATGGTCCTCCGTCTAAGTCCGCGAATAGACGGGGTACGCATTCTGTGAGGACACCGAAAATGCATCGCAGCACTCCACCGGACGCCCCCGGCAATGCCGGGAGGAACGCGCGGCCGCGCCCGGACGGGAACCGGATGTGAAAGCGGTGTCCCGGCCGGGGCGGGCCGCCTGCCTGCTCGCCGCCGCCCTCACGGTCACCGCGTTCTGCGCCGGTGACGCCCTCGCGCGCAGCTACCCCTTCGGACCGCGCACCCGCGCCGTCAACGACCTGGGCAACCAGTTCGTGCCCTTCCACGCCCACCTGTGGGACCTGCTGCACGGCAGGGCCGAGGGCGGCCTCCTCGTCAACTGGCAGTCCGGCTACGGCGCCTCCTTCCTGCCCGACCTCGGCACCTACCTCGGCAGCCCCTTCGCCCCGCTGGTCGCCCTCTTCCCCCGCGACGAGATCGACCTCGCGGTGTACGTGATCACCGTCCTGAAGATCGCCTGCGCCGCCGCGGCCATGACCGGGCTGCTGCTCGCCTTCCGGCCCGGCCGCTGGTGGGCGGCGGGCCTGCTCGGCGCCTCCTACGCGCTGTGCGGCTGGACCCTCGCCGACGCCGACTACAACCCGATGTGGCTCGACGGGCTGATCGCCCTGCCCCTGCTGTGCCTGGTCGGCGAGTGGGCGCGCACCGGACGCCGGCGCCTGCCCGGCGCGCTGATCGTCGCGCTCGCCTGGACGGCCAACTTCTACACCGCCTACATGGCCACCCTCGGCGCCGCCCTGGTGCTGCTGCTCCGCCTCGTCCTTATCGGGCCGTCCCGCCGGCAGGCCCTCGCGGCGGCCGGCCGCGCCGCCCTCACCACCGCCCT comes from Streptomyces sp. SCL15-4 and encodes:
- a CDS encoding PLP-dependent aminotransferase family protein, with protein sequence MQQRSSVGELVEQLRQELDRYSPGGKLPSSRALVARFRVSPVTVSRALARLAAEGLVVTRPGAGAFRARPHQSAGPAGDTSWQEVALSADGAADLVPRTVDASGVTVSLAAPPPGVLEFSGGYPHPCLQPERAMAAALARAGRRPGAWERPPLEGLPELREWFARGIGGAVTAAEVLIAAGGQAALATALRALAPPGAPVLVESPTYPGMLALARAAGLRPVPVPVDPDGVRPGLLADAFRATGARVFVCQPLFQNPTGAVLAPARRAEVLRIAREAGAFVVEDDFVRRLAHADAGPLPRPLAADDPDGVVVHVGSLTKATSPSFRVSALAARGPVLERLRAIQVVDSFFVPRPLQEAALELVGSPAWPRHLRALSAELKTRRDAMTGALARELPELALPHIPAGGYHLWLRLPEGLDEAALTAAALRAGVALTPGRPYFSAEPPAAHLRLSFAAVAGTGEIAEGVRRLRAACDEVR
- a CDS encoding GNAT family N-acetyltransferase, encoding MSDAPDLPEGYEFSADPARVDVDRVYGWLSTDTYWALGRPREKHERAMASSLNFGAYDTASGEQVAYARVVTDRAMFAWLADVYVDPSVRGKGVGTAFVGRIRDHLAPFGLRRLLLATEDAHGVYAKLGFRPLDRPDQWMVHLFE
- a CDS encoding DUF6314 family protein, yielding MREEEFWPVADLPAYLSGRWRVERAVRDLASGDDGHFTGVTVFGPLEGGGLLHEESGVFTWRGVARPATRTLRFLPGPAPGRADVRFADGRPFHDLDLTTGRYVADHPCAADLYRGEFTVLDAGRWRTVWRVGGPAKDLVLTTDYTRGT
- a CDS encoding alpha-L-arabinofuranosidase C-terminal domain-containing protein; protein product: MSRTTRLGLGLGASAVLLATTALPAPAHAEEATDYAITVDPSATGPAIPRSMYGVFFEDINRAADGGLYAELVQNRSFEYSAADNASYTPLTAWTVSGTARAVNDPGRLNDRNRTYLALGAGSSVTNSGYNTGIAVRDGERYDFSVWARAEAGSTLAVTLQDSGGTLATARRIAVGKNGWARYKATFTATRTSTTGRLAVAADAATALDMVSLFPRDTYKHEPNGLRKDLAEKVAALHPGFVRFPGGCLVNTGSMRDYSEASGWQRARSYQWKDTVGPVEQRATNANFWGYNQSYGLGYYEYFRFAEDIGAMPLPVVPALVTGCGQNKAVDDDALLERHIQDTLDLIEFANGPATSAWGRVRARMGHPRPFHLTHIEVGNEENLPTEFFARFQRFRAAVQAKYPYMKVVSNSGPDDSGPVFDTAWKLNRDAGVDMVDEHYYNSKRWFLQNNDRYDSYDRSGPKVFLGEYASQGNAFENGLAEAAFMTGLERNADVVELASYAPLFANEDYVQWRPDLVWFNNHASWGTANYEVQKLFMTNVGDRVVPSTATGTPGVSGPITGAVGLSTWNTSAAYDDVRVTGADGSALLGDDFSGDASKWTHTGAGSWTVQDGRYVQTDDTAENTLVQAGDPSWHDYDLHVKATKKSGKEGFLVAFGVKDTGNWFWWNLGGWNNTQSAVEQAVDGGKSTLMTKAGSVETGRAYDIDVKVRGRQVTLYLDGEEWGSFTDDKPAEPFRQVVTRDAKTGELIVKVVNAQSAAARTSIDLGGAKVASRAKAVTLAAAPDAVNSETSTAVAPRTSTVDGVAGTFTYTFPANSVTFLRIKQK
- a CDS encoding cysteine desulfurase codes for the protein MAFDVDALRKDFPILGRTVASGAPLVYLDSGATTQKPLQVLDAERDFYLTRNAAVHRGAHQLAGEATEAYEQARHTVARFIGAADDEVVFTKNTTEAVNLVAYALGNAGRVGPGDRIVVTEMEHHANLVPWQQLAERTGATLDWFGLTDEGRLDLTRADELLDERTKVLALTHQSNVLGTLNPVRELADRAHAVGALVVVDGAQSVPHRPVDVTELGADFLAFSGHKMLGPNGIGVLWGRAELLAGLPPFLTGGSMIEIVEMDRTTFLPPPQRFEAGVPMTAQAVGLAAAVEYLERLGMAEVAAYEDTLTARALELLAEVPGVRIVGPGDLTDRGSAVSFTVDGVHPHDVGQVLDERGVAVRVGHHCARPLARRLGVPATTRASFYVYNTPDEVDALVAGVRAAQRFFGV